ATGAAATGAGAAACTGATTCTTGCATTAAAATGAGTTATTGTATCTTCACCACTCAAAGGATCCAGAATACATAAAATTTCCAGCTGTAATAGAGTCACCAGGGAGATCAGAAGAAGTTATTCTAAATATGGGATCATTATCGACTATAAACATAAATCAGATGGTTTTAGATGCTTTCATTTACATCTTCAAACACACTATAAATCTGTTATGGGTGAGTCTCACTGCAACACTTGCATAAGAAGATGAGAAAACTTGTCCCTATTACTTATTCAGTATTTGCTCCTGCTTATCACCAGTTTCACATTTTGAGTTTATTTAGACGTAAAATAACCATTACAGCTTTGAATATACAGTAGCTTATCTCTGGTTAATATTAACCTGAACAGGACCACAACAACATctgagaataataataaagaagtatgttaaaaaggaaaataaagtaGCAATTACCTCACTGGAGTCCACGAACACTGGACCATCTTCCCCGCTGTGGCTGTAACTGATAGTATGTGAGGCGCTGTCAAACAAGCATTTGAAACTCGCACTATCTATTAAATGCTAAGAATTTCACCATATAACTGTAATGTAGCCTCATGTAATTGGTTGTTTTCCACAGCTGCACCCAAGAGTCCTGATTCTGATGGCTGAGTTTTGAACACCGTCCAGCTCCACAGGCTTCGTAAGAACCTTTCATAACCTCTGCTCTTATGGTCTGTGGCTGTGCATGTTAAGATTTAAGATTCTAGTTCAATATTTTCAAAgaagttaacattttgtttgaaattaaCTCAAGATAAATACACATATAGAAAGATCAATGTTTGTTTAGTCAGAGTAAAATTAATTCGAtcaatgtgtgaaataaacTAGTGGCCTTGTTTTCATCCAGGTTATAGTGAATTTAGCCTGACAAAaggcttttttcacagcagacattttgactcatCAAAGTAGGAAAAGAGCAGGcaggtgttattaataacattaactgACGGCTCTATAAATGTCCACCtcaatttaaaatgtcatcaccTACTTTCATCTTAGAGCTTTTTCAACAGCTGCAAGTctgagcagacacacacaaatacacaaatacacacacacacacacacacacacacacacacacacacacacacacacacacacacacacacacaaatacaaggCAAGCTATGGAaactgcaggtaaccatagcaacaatgcTGATGGGTCAAGCTACAGTACCAGTTTACTCACTTTTGGAACAAACCTGgtaaaactgactgaaaaaatgttaaagattatttgaatatttcccatgttttatattatagaGTTTTATATcatctttattgtcttttatagTTTATAGATTTGTTTGTATCtgaattaatgttaattctgCAAATTGTAAGTAGCTTTTTAGAGAAATAGAACTTTATTGTTGACATAGGCAGTGGTACATTTATATTAATGCTTAGTTACTTtactgaatatttaaatatgttctAACTTGATTATGTGTTGCCTTTATTCAGCAGTGAACTTCACCATTAGGCAAGGTATAACTGTCTGGGACCAACAACAAGGGCTAACTAATGGCTTTAGATACACTATGGTAGATGGGTACCACATTTTCTAAGTCACCAGGTCTGCTGTTACATTTAATaagtcattaatgaaaataatttaagtctgcagttataaatgttaataaattgcTAATAAATGGGTAGCTCTTTCCAGACAGTAAGTGTTTGAACAGAATAAGATTAAGCAATATGATGGTTGTATAGAAAGGAGGGATTTCCCACAACTTGGCAACCCAAAAAGTATGTTCATTAATGTCTtataaatataatgataaagcattagtaaataatttattaaccaGTAATTAATGCTTATAAACCCTGTATAAATGGTGCCTTATCATAAAGTGGtactgatagatgtaacaggCCTACTGCAAATAAAGTTGTTACTCTTCTACTCTCTGCAATTACTCACAAAATGCCCTCATAGTGTTTCCTTCATCACAGTCTTTTATAACAACCAAGTATAATTACCtaaaaaaatacagtacttcagtaaatATACTTTGTTGCTTTTCGCCACTGGATGGTCCAGTGAAGTTTATGTCAAAGAAGCCCAGGAAAAAGGAATAGCTTAAATAATCCATGGAAATAAatagtaattttaaaaaacaaactgtagaaATCCATTAAAATCAGCTCCTAACAAGCTTCCATAATGTTGGGGGACGTGCAAGAGGCAGATTTGAAGAATGATTAAAATTAAGCTGTCTTTATTAAATTTGTTGGCACCGTGGATGTATTATAaaagctcttataatacatccatggctggCACTGACTCATTTCCTACCCTCGAGACTGATTTGTTGTCTGTTGCTAGGGCAACCGTCGTTCGGGAGGATGCTAACCAAGCTGTTGGGCATCTTAAATAAACACCTCCCATCCCCCAAACGACGGGCTTGTTAATTAAAAAGAAGAACACCTTCAGCAACAGACTGATCTCCCCCAAATGTGCGACACAGGAGGGTATTTCTGCCGGCGGCCATCAAACTCTACAACTCCTCCCCTCTGTGTGCAGCAGCATTAGGCTGAAAGCTTTCCGCCCTGAGCTTCCCTCTTCTCACAAATAACTCATAACTGGCTAAGAATTGTGCACAATGTATAATAATTACAACAATGTTTCCATTGCACATcgcataataataataattatactcttgttaattatataattattacaattcatAATAACTACTCTTTTTATCTATCTCACTACTCTCATTTTATTATGtactatacatatataatacTGCACAATATATGATAGCAACCTTTTCTATTCaactatttaactattttattttattctattgtcGTGTGTGATGTGTGCTGTTGTGACACTTGAATTTCCCTcgggattaataaagtatgtTTTATATGCTTCATCTCCTGCAGTGTCTCGAGCTCGTAACGTGGGGGCGGCGCGTGCTGCAGGCAGTTACCTCCTCACATCCAGCAAAGCACCTGAGGGAGCTGAAGTGAACATTTACAGGAGAAGAAGTACGTGAGTCGcggataatatatatatgtatatatacattttttctcCATAGCCTGTGACAGTCCCggatttattttatgaatgtcATCCACAGGTCTCATCATCATGAAGAAGATAACGGCCAAACACTTGTTGTGCTTCTTCTTGCTCGCCTTCCCGCTGTCCTGGGCAGAGGACACGAAGAAAGATATGAGGAAGACTGAGAATAACACAGGTGAGGATTCAACcattttatgatatttatgAAGAAATTCAGgctgattttctttattttcttttttttttccttttcttatttttgctGTGATGTGAACCTGTAAAAGGCTACATCGTCACTTGAATATGCTGCAGTTTGAAGGAATGACGggattaaatatatataaatatgtggATATTACAGACTGATCCTGTAGAATATTGATTACCTACCTCTCAAAAATGCCTCAACTCAAGTCAACACTTTCCTTTTAAGAGTTTCTTTTAagactttaaatgaaaaaatggcTGTTGAAATCTATTGGTTCCCTGTCCATAGCTTTCACTACAGGCTGTATAAATTGGTTTGATCACAGCATGAGGTAACTACATTTGCAGAATCTAACATCTTCTAATTGAAATGTTACCTTTGTCTTTTAACACATCTTTCATATCACTGTGTCAAACCAACACTCAAATATATAAGGtataatttacagtttaaacGTTTTGAAGCAAATTATAGAAAGACAACTGAAAAATCAACCAAATCTTTTAATCCTGAGTGTTGGGCAGCTTTGTTGAGTTTGTTGTCTCTGAGAATTGCAAGAGCAATACACCAACAAGTATAACTTGACttaatgacaaaaaatacattgtGTTGTATATTAAGCCTGTTTTACTGCTGTAAACAATGttgatgtaaacaaacttttaacGGCATCATGCTGTGTTAACTTTTTGCTATTGTGTCTTGCTACTTGTTTTGTAACTCTGTCTTGTTTGGGCTCACTTCCAGTGGCAAGGAgccaaaaacataaatgaatgcaggtttactacattcatttttttttttttttttggctaattAGCGGaggcagaacaagctgtaaacaaaacactgacatatctCACCTCATAAAGTTTATACGGCAAACACATTGCTTATTTAAACATCTAGTAGACCTGGGGCTATGGGGATGTGTATCTGGCCAGCTGACAAATCATAAAAATCATCCAGAAGTGGTCAGTGAAACAGAGCTTTGCGCTTGGTGTTATGTTACTTTTTAATGAAGTTTGAACTTTGGTCTGTGTGATTGAGCTTGTGGTTTTCTGTCAGGGGCTTTAAGATACATTATATcagaagaaaggagaggaaaaagtgCACAAAACACAATTTGGTGAGggatttaaaaatgaacaagatGGGAGAACATGAGGGAAAAAGTGTTTCATTGCTATTTGATGAGGCAGTTCCCCAGAAAATTCTATATTTCTAATAGATAATTAGAGATATCCATCAATTCAGAGATCAAAATGTGGGCGAGAGCCTCAGTATCAGCGGGAGGAGAGGCATGAAACATCATCAAGCTGGATGAAAGAATTTTCTGACAATAACAGATAAAGTCTTAACATCTGGTCAAAGATTAGCCCAAAGGTGTTGAGCTGGGTTGAAAGGGAAGGCAGAGGCATGAGGCAGAAGGAAAGAAATTGGAGCCAAGGAGGAAGATTTTTGATTTGTAACCTTTGTGAACTTGCATTGCATCCAGGTTGTAAAAGACACATTATGGCACAAGGGTGAGTGTGTTGAAGGTGCCGGTGTCTGAGGTGTGTAGATGTAGGTGTGTTTGATGAAGATGGTTTTATTGATAGTCCAAAAAGTCACACAGGCCAGCAAAGAGGAGGTGCAGAGCCAAATAATTCTGATTTCCATTGGATCACTGACAAACTTGtggtatttctatttttgtaaagaagaagaaaaaatagaaaaaagaactCCATAACTCTCAGATATTGACCTAACTCCATATGTTTATGGAAACATATCAACACACTTCAAAGCAAACATTATAGTAAATCATGTCGTCTTGTACAGATGTAGATCTGGTTTGgtgcaaaaaaagaaacacactctACTTATTGTATCCCACATACTGTTCTTTGCACTACTTGGCATTGTTGatgtacaaaacaaaacccTTGATTAGTCACGATCCATTCAAAATGTTTGGAGCTGTCTTCAGCTCAAGCTGGAGACCATT
This sequence is a window from Thunnus albacares chromosome 12, fThuAlb1.1, whole genome shotgun sequence. Protein-coding genes within it:
- the asip2b gene encoding agouti-signaling protein 2b, which gives rise to MCAVVTLEFPSGLIKYVLYASSPAVSRARNVGAARAAGSYLLTSSKAPEGAEVNIYRRRSLIIMKKITAKHLLCFFLLAFPLSWAEDTKKDMRKTENNTVWSQGKTRRLFARRKISTPQESHIPRHKSELMTPARRCSRLMESCSSHVPCCDPCASCRCRLFNTICHCWRMNPLCLKRT